One window of the Archaeoglobus sulfaticallidus PM70-1 genome contains the following:
- a CDS encoding TRAP transporter permease — protein MRNDINDDINENIDVTELEKKFLHERELKGKHAIIVSIIAILFSSFHIINGSYTGILQYDIVKSVHLAFAVALAFLVFPMRKNKNSNKIPFYDFILAGIGFYLAIYLAMNYRELLFKAAIGYSTFDYIIAGLAVIFVLEATRRVVNPALVVIALVFIFYAKYGANLPGVLSHPEYTWKEVLEHLYFTKEGIFGTPLAVSSSFVVLFVIFGAFLEKSGAGKFFIDLAYAFTGWMVGGPAKAAVVSSALMGTISGSSVANTVTTGAFTIPLMKKVGYKPEFAGAVEPAASTGGQIMPPIMGAAAFVMAEFVGIPYIHIVYAAIIPAFLYFFGVFSAVDFEARKENLRGIPRSELKSPLQVLKEGWFYLVPLFIIIYMLVNGYTPILAAVYSIFSVIAIIILEPIIRNKRAPEGEKLTGNEILRNIIKTILSALEHGGRSAVTVAMACASAGIIVGVVTLTGLGFKLASSAISVSQGYILIILVITMFVSLILGMGVPTTANYIITSTIAAPAIITFMAHGYGMSVRDFLTAYPELVLPAHMFVFYFGVAADLTPPVALAAYAGSAIAKSDPWKTGINAVKIGIGKYLVPYLFIFSPAILLIGVRDLESILNLILLILSIMFGIMAINATTIGCLIKKLSREMRLAMLIAGILLLIPNGYTKIIGFLIFTAIFLNQYGIFIKR, from the coding sequence GTGAGAAATGACATAAATGATGACATAAACGAGAACATAGATGTAACCGAACTGGAGAAAAAGTTTCTTCATGAGAGAGAGTTGAAAGGCAAACACGCGATTATAGTTTCGATTATCGCGATATTATTCTCATCGTTTCACATAATAAACGGTTCATACACTGGAATTCTGCAGTACGATATCGTTAAATCGGTTCATCTCGCTTTTGCTGTTGCGCTTGCCTTCCTTGTGTTCCCCATGCGAAAAAACAAGAATAGCAACAAAATTCCATTCTACGACTTCATACTCGCTGGAATAGGATTCTATCTGGCAATCTATCTTGCCATGAACTATAGAGAACTGCTGTTCAAGGCTGCAATTGGATATTCGACCTTCGACTACATCATAGCCGGGCTTGCAGTCATATTCGTTCTTGAAGCAACAAGAAGGGTTGTAAATCCAGCACTTGTAGTTATTGCTCTCGTTTTCATATTCTATGCCAAATATGGTGCAAACCTTCCTGGTGTGCTTTCTCATCCCGAATATACATGGAAAGAAGTACTCGAGCACCTCTACTTCACCAAGGAGGGAATATTTGGAACGCCTCTTGCCGTATCATCGAGCTTCGTGGTTCTATTCGTCATATTCGGTGCATTCCTAGAGAAATCCGGGGCTGGAAAGTTCTTTATAGATCTGGCTTACGCTTTTACAGGCTGGATGGTTGGTGGTCCGGCAAAAGCTGCTGTGGTGTCTTCCGCCCTGATGGGAACCATATCCGGAAGTTCAGTGGCCAACACCGTAACAACAGGAGCTTTCACGATACCGCTGATGAAAAAGGTTGGATACAAGCCTGAATTTGCCGGGGCTGTTGAGCCTGCCGCTTCTACGGGTGGGCAGATAATGCCACCGATAATGGGTGCTGCAGCGTTCGTTATGGCAGAATTCGTAGGGATTCCATACATCCACATCGTATATGCTGCAATAATTCCAGCCTTCCTTTACTTCTTCGGAGTCTTCTCGGCGGTTGATTTTGAGGCGAGAAAGGAGAATCTGAGAGGGATTCCCAGGAGTGAGCTTAAGAGTCCATTACAGGTTTTAAAAGAAGGCTGGTTCTATCTCGTTCCTCTCTTTATAATCATATACATGCTCGTAAACGGTTACACGCCAATTCTGGCTGCCGTATATTCGATATTCTCAGTTATAGCAATAATAATCCTCGAACCGATAATAAGAAACAAGAGGGCCCCAGAAGGAGAAAAGCTTACCGGAAATGAGATTTTGAGAAATATAATAAAAACGATACTCTCAGCTTTAGAGCATGGTGGAAGAAGTGCTGTAACCGTAGCAATGGCCTGTGCATCAGCTGGAATAATCGTTGGAGTTGTTACCCTGACTGGCCTGGGATTCAAACTCGCGTCATCGGCAATATCAGTATCTCAGGGATACATTCTAATAATACTCGTAATAACGATGTTCGTATCGCTAATTCTCGGAATGGGGGTTCCAACCACCGCAAACTACATCATAACAAGCACAATTGCCGCCCCAGCAATCATAACATTCATGGCTCATGGGTATGGCATGAGTGTCAGAGATTTCCTAACAGCCTATCCTGAACTCGTTCTGCCAGCACACATGTTCGTGTTCTACTTTGGAGTTGCTGCAGACCTAACACCCCCGGTAGCCTTAGCAGCTTATGCTGGATCAGCCATAGCCAAATCCGATCCCTGGAAGACTGGAATAAACGCTGTCAAAATAGGGATAGGCAAGTACCTAGTTCCATACCTATTCATATTCTCTCCAGCAATACTGCTGATTGGTGTGAGGGATCTCGAAAGCATTCTGAACCTGATACTTCTGATCCTAAGCATTATGTTCGGAATAATGGCCATAAACGCCACAACTATCGGATGCCTGATCAAGAAGCTGAGTAGAGAGATGAGACTCGCAATGCTGATTGCGGGAATATTACTGCTTATTCCAAACGGTTATACCAAAATTATCGGTTTTTTGATTTTTACAGCAATTTTTTTAAACCAGTATGGTATTTTTATTAAAAGGTGA
- a CDS encoding TAXI family TRAP transporter solute-binding subunit: MRWKVLLILILSALLLAGCAQEEEKKATPTPTPTATPTVEEAKAVEVTIVTGGSAGTYYPIGGAMAQAINQYAKGVKATAVTSGASVVNARKIGNLEAEFGLLQNDVAYYAYNGLEMFKDAKIDKIRGVATLYPEIIQIVTLKENNIKTIYDLKGKRVAVGAPGSGTAVDAMQILKAAGIDESNTDIRYLNFKEVSDALKDKTIDAGFIVAGVPTSAVTDISAVRDVAIVEVPDEIYEKLKADYPFYVQVTIPAGTYKGVDQDVKTVSVLAMLATNADVSEDVVYEVTKAIFEHKDVLEAAHKRAEDITLETALDGMPIPLHPGAEKYYKEKGLIE, translated from the coding sequence ATGAGGTGGAAAGTACTATTGATTCTGATCCTGTCAGCGTTACTGCTGGCAGGATGTGCCCAGGAGGAAGAGAAAAAAGCGACTCCAACACCTACACCAACAGCAACTCCAACTGTAGAGGAGGCCAAGGCTGTTGAGGTAACGATAGTCACTGGTGGATCTGCTGGCACATATTACCCAATTGGAGGTGCAATGGCTCAGGCAATTAACCAGTACGCCAAGGGCGTGAAAGCCACTGCAGTAACATCCGGAGCTTCTGTTGTTAATGCGAGGAAGATAGGAAATCTGGAGGCTGAATTCGGATTGCTGCAGAATGATGTAGCATACTATGCATACAACGGACTTGAAATGTTCAAGGATGCTAAGATCGACAAGATAAGAGGTGTAGCAACCCTCTATCCAGAAATAATACAGATCGTAACGCTGAAGGAGAACAACATAAAGACAATATATGATCTAAAAGGAAAGAGAGTTGCTGTCGGTGCTCCGGGATCAGGAACGGCTGTTGATGCGATGCAGATACTGAAGGCTGCTGGCATTGATGAGTCAAACACGGATATAAGATACCTGAATTTCAAGGAGGTTTCTGATGCCCTCAAGGACAAGACAATCGATGCTGGATTTATAGTGGCTGGAGTACCAACCTCAGCAGTAACAGACATATCTGCCGTGAGAGATGTCGCGATAGTAGAGGTTCCAGATGAGATCTACGAAAAGCTCAAGGCAGATTATCCGTTCTATGTACAGGTTACAATACCAGCAGGCACATATAAGGGTGTAGATCAGGATGTCAAGACAGTTTCAGTCCTCGCAATGCTCGCTACAAATGCCGATGTCAGCGAAGATGTTGTTTATGAAGTCACAAAAGCCATCTTCGAGCACAAAGATGTTCTTGAAGCTGCCCACAAGAGGGCTGAGGACATAACCCTTGAAACAGCACTCGATGGTATGCCAATACCACTGCATCCGGGTGCTGAGAAGTACTATAAAGAAAAGGGTTTGATTGAGTAA
- a CDS encoding Ig-like domain-containing protein has translation MRKTVVGAILLLAMIAIASASAQDVCRDLPDGSLAPGSTATVTLTVTVDGADFYAIDEVLPAGWEIVDAGGGNTADPGHIKWIALQNAEDTTYTYQVRVPEGAAEGTYTFSGDFQMQGMDNPAPISCDSSVEVQVETVQVPPPEGMNVCRDLPDGSLAPGSTATVTLTVTVDGADFYAIDEVLPAGWEIVDAGGGNTADPGHIKWIALQNAEDTTYTYQVRVPEGAAEGTYTFSGDFQMQGMDNPAPISCDSSVEVAEGPQPTIAQPSKGDMLSGMATIVEVDESGRNITYNLFEYYPDLNCDGKANDGAGWVEIYNDTNGDDGWSAEWDTVTVPDGCYIIRATMGDDEGLTGSDQTSVIACNPPEPSIPNPGDGASVAGTITIEAVDDSGQNDVVKSVFEYAPAADTTWTLIGEDTDGSDGWSVDWNASGVEDGEYLIRATMYDTCSSAEETITITVVSGSIVLHPGWNLISVVCGLDNSSVDHVLEGIDYEAVISYNACNGGWESVTDIEPLKAYWIKVESMQVITNLECGASVPPSMQLCEGWNIIGHLLKSPASAETTLFMIDESYDRIWVWNAEEQTHDLYGYNCNVWPYPCPPLVSGEHVTTEDFVMQPHAGYWIHVTSETTLEALES, from the coding sequence ATGAGAAAAACCGTAGTTGGAGCAATTCTGCTCTTGGCAATGATTGCAATAGCTTCTGCATCAGCACAAGACGTATGCAGAGACCTACCAGATGGATCTCTAGCACCGGGCTCAACAGCAACCGTAACGCTAACAGTAACGGTTGACGGTGCAGACTTCTATGCAATAGATGAAGTTCTACCAGCAGGATGGGAGATCGTTGATGCCGGTGGAGGAAATACAGCCGACCCAGGCCACATAAAGTGGATAGCACTACAAAATGCGGAAGATACGACCTACACGTACCAGGTTAGAGTTCCAGAAGGTGCAGCAGAAGGCACTTACACATTCAGCGGAGATTTCCAGATGCAGGGAATGGATAATCCAGCACCAATAAGCTGTGATAGCAGTGTTGAAGTTCAGGTGGAAACAGTTCAGGTACCTCCACCAGAGGGAATGAACGTATGCAGAGACCTACCAGATGGATCTCTAGCACCGGGCTCAACAGCAACCGTAACGCTAACAGTAACGGTTGACGGTGCAGACTTCTATGCAATAGATGAAGTTCTACCAGCAGGATGGGAGATCGTTGATGCCGGTGGAGGAAATACAGCCGACCCAGGCCACATAAAGTGGATAGCACTACAAAATGCGGAAGATACGACCTACACGTACCAGGTTAGAGTTCCAGAAGGTGCAGCAGAAGGCACTTACACATTCAGCGGAGATTTCCAGATGCAGGGAATGGATAATCCAGCACCAATAAGCTGTGATAGCAGTGTTGAAGTTGCAGAAGGTCCACAACCAACCATAGCCCAACCATCAAAAGGTGATATGCTCAGTGGTATGGCTACAATTGTAGAAGTAGATGAAAGTGGAAGAAACATAACCTACAACTTGTTCGAGTACTATCCAGACCTGAACTGCGATGGCAAAGCAAACGATGGCGCTGGCTGGGTAGAAATATACAATGATACAAATGGAGATGATGGATGGAGTGCTGAATGGGACACAGTAACAGTTCCAGATGGGTGCTACATAATCCGTGCAACAATGGGCGATGACGAGGGGCTGACAGGCTCAGATCAGACCAGTGTTATAGCATGCAACCCACCAGAACCAAGCATACCGAATCCGGGAGATGGTGCTAGTGTTGCTGGTACAATTACAATTGAAGCTGTTGATGACAGCGGTCAGAATGATGTAGTTAAGAGTGTATTCGAATATGCGCCAGCAGCAGACACAACTTGGACGCTTATAGGCGAAGATACTGACGGAAGCGATGGATGGAGTGTTGACTGGAACGCAAGTGGAGTGGAAGATGGAGAATACCTGATCAGAGCTACAATGTACGATACCTGCAGCTCTGCAGAAGAAACAATCACGATCACAGTTGTTTCAGGTAGTATTGTTCTACATCCAGGCTGGAATCTGATCTCAGTAGTATGTGGGCTAGACAACTCAAGTGTTGATCATGTGCTTGAAGGCATTGACTATGAAGCAGTAATATCCTACAACGCATGCAATGGAGGATGGGAGAGCGTAACAGATATTGAACCACTCAAAGCTTACTGGATCAAAGTCGAAAGCATGCAAGTCATAACGAACCTTGAGTGTGGGGCATCGGTTCCACCATCAATGCAGCTTTGCGAAGGATGGAACATCATTGGACACCTCTTAAAATCGCCAGCTTCAGCAGAAACCACGTTATTCATGATTGATGAAAGCTATGACAGAATATGGGTATGGAATGCAGAAGAGCAGACCCACGATCTCTACGGCTACAACTGCAATGTCTGGCCATATCCATGTCCACCGCTGGTGTCGGGTGAACATGTTACAACAGAGGACTTCGTAATGCAACCACACGCTGGCTACTGGATACATGTGACGAGTGAAACAACGTTGGAGGCTTTGGAAAGTTAA
- a CDS encoding PKD domain-containing protein: MPEPPTFDFTWSQECNLTVRFVGVGIDPDGSIVNHTWDFGDGPTITDSGAPGAMLHQFPAEGTYTVTLSGCDNDGLCTSVSKEVRVVFEPCENCTLRLYGTFDMGAGDLGFKDPETGLKPENPPYTDPVAPFYPQSGQAPKKDFITFNPAIMDHNQGYPELSFRQCESFVQDGNDVQQPKEKVFKRMWYEKLWFKDEDKDGCWDIVMVRDSYTKKVEVCGPEDFEDVHEMFTLGYTIKEHNNDPALGDIYGPAIVQEFTYMFLDTNTMPIMIQDGSRVLIPMASWTAGDGIDSFDADGDNKRDALYVESERTVGIDIDQDGRRKESMDRDRKELSGDETLVLVLKNKLLGQGAKVQMFDHVVELVEVLGDQAIFNVYDNEGGGTQRSTMNVAIGVGEYKRFYRALEDTSGTTFYLKLIATDSEKTKAIVEMGRMFGQAGANIGANIDWNQKAFMVDGVLYEIAGIKAKDNCVKYIVIREKLPKDEIKLYGKHLEVWEPNTVLPEMPPFNEEHEIFVDVQPTWTKPESQQDKIGEKVARPPLEIKYVKEDVEERYKGELKEIYDEMKIRECSNPHPTNDEWCKEKERWLIEWFYTYPDQYTEFVLPRGELYLVTLSWYAPEASYHIWDGEEEDDGPIAPIAHGFVNRVKFWYDPSDPTDIYVNRIEGGNSTPSNPYNPHEPYNPYDANKNYEIEMDELLNAVADWNKGDLSMSGLMELVNYWYAGQKYCVYCI; encoded by the coding sequence ATGCCAGAACCACCGACCTTTGACTTCACCTGGAGTCAGGAGTGCAACCTTACTGTGAGATTCGTTGGCGTGGGAATCGATCCGGATGGATCGATTGTAAATCACACATGGGACTTTGGTGATGGACCAACAATAACAGATTCCGGAGCTCCGGGGGCCATGCTACACCAGTTCCCGGCAGAGGGAACATACACAGTTACACTTAGCGGCTGCGATAACGATGGGCTGTGTACCTCGGTATCAAAAGAGGTAAGGGTAGTGTTTGAGCCATGCGAAAACTGTACATTAAGGCTTTATGGAACATTTGACATGGGAGCTGGAGATCTTGGCTTTAAAGACCCAGAAACAGGACTAAAACCTGAGAACCCACCATATACAGATCCAGTCGCTCCATTCTATCCGCAATCTGGGCAAGCTCCAAAAAAGGACTTCATAACGTTCAACCCGGCAATCATGGATCACAACCAGGGCTATCCGGAGCTAAGCTTCAGGCAATGCGAGAGTTTTGTGCAGGACGGTAATGACGTACAGCAACCAAAGGAGAAGGTATTCAAGAGAATGTGGTATGAAAAGCTATGGTTCAAGGATGAAGACAAGGATGGATGCTGGGACATTGTTATGGTAAGGGATAGCTATACTAAGAAAGTAGAAGTATGTGGCCCAGAAGACTTTGAAGATGTACATGAAATGTTCACGTTGGGCTACACAATCAAAGAGCACAACAACGATCCAGCACTTGGAGACATTTACGGCCCAGCAATTGTTCAGGAGTTTACCTACATGTTCCTTGACACAAACACGATGCCAATCATGATACAGGATGGAAGCAGAGTCCTGATACCAATGGCATCTTGGACAGCTGGAGACGGTATTGACAGCTTTGATGCAGATGGAGATAATAAGAGAGATGCACTGTATGTTGAAAGCGAAAGAACAGTTGGAATAGACATAGACCAAGATGGAAGAAGAAAAGAATCAATGGATAGGGATAGAAAAGAGCTGAGCGGAGATGAAACACTCGTTTTAGTGCTTAAGAACAAGCTACTAGGCCAGGGTGCTAAAGTACAGATGTTTGACCACGTAGTAGAGCTTGTAGAAGTTCTTGGCGACCAAGCAATATTCAATGTGTATGACAACGAAGGAGGAGGAACTCAAAGATCAACCATGAATGTGGCAATTGGAGTTGGAGAGTACAAGCGCTTCTACAGAGCTCTAGAAGATACAAGTGGAACGACATTCTATCTAAAGCTTATAGCAACAGATTCAGAGAAGACTAAGGCGATAGTTGAAATGGGCAGAATGTTTGGCCAGGCTGGAGCAAACATTGGGGCAAACATCGACTGGAACCAGAAGGCATTCATGGTTGATGGAGTGCTCTATGAGATTGCTGGAATAAAGGCCAAGGACAACTGCGTCAAGTACATAGTGATTAGAGAGAAGCTACCTAAGGATGAAATCAAGCTGTACGGTAAGCATCTCGAAGTCTGGGAGCCAAATACAGTCCTGCCAGAGATGCCACCGTTCAACGAAGAACACGAGATCTTTGTTGATGTGCAGCCAACCTGGACAAAGCCAGAATCACAGCAAGACAAGATAGGTGAAAAAGTAGCAAGACCACCGCTTGAGATCAAGTATGTTAAGGAAGATGTTGAAGAGAGATACAAGGGAGAGCTCAAGGAGATATACGATGAGATGAAGATAAGAGAATGTTCAAATCCACATCCTACAAACGATGAATGGTGTAAAGAAAAAGAACGCTGGCTAATTGAATGGTTCTACACCTACCCAGACCAGTACACAGAATTCGTGCTTCCAAGGGGAGAGCTTTATCTGGTAACGCTTTCATGGTATGCACCTGAAGCAAGCTACCACATCTGGGATGGTGAAGAAGAAGACGATGGACCTATTGCACCTATTGCACATGGATTTGTAAACCGCGTCAAGTTCTGGTACGATCCAAGCGATCCAACAGACATCTATGTGAACAGGATTGAAGGCGGTAATTCGACGCCATCGAACCCATATAATCCACATGAGCCATACAACCCATACGACGCAAACAAGAACTACGAGATCGAAATGGACGAACTTTTGAATGCAGTAGCTGACTGGAATAAAGGAGATCTTTCAATGTCTGGTCTGATGGAACTAGTAAACTATTGGTATGCGGGACAAAAGTACTGTGTCTACTGCATATAA
- a CDS encoding winged helix-turn-helix domain-containing protein: MRRTRFDIVIDIIKVVTQNGRCNKTKIVYGANLNFKIAEKYLVYLVDLEYLELELINGKTTYRATEKGKDLVRKFSEISEDMKP; this comes from the coding sequence ATGAGACGAACAAGATTTGATATTGTCATAGATATAATAAAAGTGGTTACTCAAAATGGTAGGTGTAATAAAACCAAAATAGTGTATGGTGCCAATTTAAATTTTAAAATTGCAGAAAAGTATCTTGTGTATTTGGTTGATTTGGAGTATTTAGAGCTTGAATTGATAAACGGTAAAACAACCTATAGAGCGACTGAAAAAGGTAAAGATTTGGTAAGGAAATTTTCTGAAATTAGTGAGGATATGAAGCCTTAA
- a CDS encoding amino acid-binding ACT domain protein has translation MMWSKIVEKFERYPSQIVVVKEFLRLGISIRDGKAYCGNIELIPAKIAEAINVDRKVVVSAIQNIEGDEELRKVFSSLKPVANIADVARYYGYGVLEIYAESKKIGIVSGITSILTREGISIRYILAEDPELSVESKLTVVTDTKIPGRLVDEFLDVDGVEKVVIS, from the coding sequence ATGATGTGGAGCAAGATAGTCGAGAAATTTGAAAGGTATCCTTCTCAGATAGTCGTTGTTAAAGAATTCCTCAGGCTTGGGATATCAATCAGGGATGGCAAGGCCTACTGCGGTAACATTGAACTAATTCCGGCGAAAATTGCAGAAGCTATAAATGTTGACAGAAAGGTGGTTGTGTCTGCCATACAGAACATCGAGGGTGATGAGGAGCTGAGAAAGGTTTTCTCATCGCTAAAGCCAGTAGCGAACATAGCGGATGTTGCCAGGTATTACGGCTATGGTGTGCTTGAGATCTACGCTGAGAGCAAGAAGATCGGGATTGTTTCTGGAATAACATCTATTCTGACCAGAGAGGGTATATCGATAAGATACATTCTTGCAGAAGATCCAGAGCTGAGCGTCGAATCCAAGCTTACTGTGGTAACGGACACAAAAATACCGGGAAGACTTGTGGATGAATTTCTTGATGTTGATGGTGTTGAGAAAGTAGTTATAAGCTGA
- a CDS encoding tubulin/FtsZ family protein, whose product MRFFAIGFGQAGSKILDLFVDNEKQRGAGIKHNVLAINSARTDLLGLRHIDHKDRILIGQTLVKGHGVGTDNKLGAKVAQEDIETILSAIDERGTHDVDAFLIIAGLGGGTGSGGAPVLARYLSEMYAEPVYAVGILPAPEEGKLYSLNAARSMITLLKYVDNLILVDNGAWKFEGASLKESFARINEEIVRRLTILARAGEPIEEGMVGEMVVDSSEVINTFKGGGISSIGYATTTAEPEKKKKFGFSLFKKSREEASFEEDKSMKIASLVRRAALGRLSVPCNIRSAERALVLVAGPPEHLDRKGIEKAKLWLEDQIAGVEVRAGDYPTRKTKYVAALVVLANVTDIPRVKQLQKLAVEAREEVEDAEKIRLEKTLELFDEDIDPLF is encoded by the coding sequence ATGAGATTCTTTGCCATTGGATTCGGTCAGGCAGGGAGTAAGATACTTGACTTATTTGTGGATAACGAGAAACAAAGAGGAGCAGGTATCAAACACAATGTGCTGGCGATAAATTCCGCAAGAACGGATCTATTAGGATTGAGACATATCGATCATAAAGATAGAATTCTGATCGGACAGACACTGGTTAAAGGACATGGAGTCGGAACGGATAACAAGCTTGGAGCAAAGGTTGCCCAAGAGGATATAGAAACGATACTGAGTGCCATCGATGAAAGGGGTACTCATGATGTTGATGCTTTCCTGATCATAGCTGGGCTCGGAGGTGGAACTGGAAGTGGTGGAGCCCCTGTACTGGCAAGATACCTGAGCGAGATGTATGCCGAGCCCGTGTATGCAGTGGGAATTCTTCCCGCCCCCGAAGAGGGCAAGCTTTACTCGCTAAACGCTGCAAGAAGCATGATCACTCTCCTGAAATATGTTGATAACCTCATTCTCGTAGATAACGGTGCGTGGAAGTTCGAAGGGGCAAGCCTGAAGGAGTCATTCGCGAGAATAAATGAGGAGATAGTCAGGAGACTGACCATTTTAGCAAGAGCTGGCGAGCCTATTGAAGAGGGAATGGTTGGAGAGATGGTTGTTGATAGCTCTGAAGTTATAAACACTTTTAAGGGTGGAGGGATCTCCTCTATAGGATACGCAACAACCACCGCTGAGCCGGAAAAGAAGAAGAAATTTGGGTTCAGCCTATTCAAGAAATCCCGTGAAGAAGCGAGCTTTGAAGAGGATAAATCTATGAAAATTGCCTCCCTCGTCAGGAGGGCTGCGCTTGGTAGATTATCTGTTCCATGCAACATAAGAAGTGCAGAGAGAGCATTGGTTCTCGTAGCTGGCCCACCGGAGCATCTTGACAGGAAGGGCATAGAGAAGGCAAAACTGTGGCTTGAAGATCAGATTGCAGGTGTTGAGGTTAGAGCAGGAGATTATCCAACGAGAAAGACCAAGTATGTGGCTGCACTGGTTGTTCTCGCAAATGTTACCGATATACCGAGGGTAAAACAGCTCCAGAAGCTTGCAGTTGAGGCGCGAGAAGAAGTCGAGGATGCCGAGAAGATAAGGCTTGAGAAAACCCTTGAGCTTTTTGATGAAGATATAGATCCACTCTTCTAA
- a CDS encoding carbohydrate kinase family protein gives MIAGFGPALVDYTHLIDKYPPAGGHAIVRKTERFAGGAAGNVIFGLSKLGLRCRFYTTLGEDDDSRFYLSEMRSAGVEVVYTISHRYAGKCDIYVDPSGERTFFVHPNSAGIINLDVSSEDFKEIDYVYLDPFPAEMSFEFHLSVAKKARKENCCVMINPGFPYISLGFKRLKELLKYCDIVFMSRDELEAIDASTGDFLEYVEILVVTMGKEGSSAYTRDKRFFERAFEVKTVDTTGAGDAFAAGFIYAYTKGYDLEKCLKTGNYVASVNVQKVGARNFPDRTELDKFLKITD, from the coding sequence ATGATTGCCGGATTCGGGCCTGCTCTCGTGGATTACACTCACCTGATCGACAAATACCCCCCTGCTGGAGGGCATGCGATAGTCAGAAAAACAGAGAGGTTTGCCGGAGGAGCTGCCGGGAATGTTATCTTCGGACTTTCAAAACTCGGATTGAGGTGCAGATTTTACACAACACTGGGAGAGGATGATGATTCCAGATTCTACCTCAGCGAGATGAGAAGTGCTGGAGTTGAGGTTGTTTACACCATCTCTCACCGATATGCTGGAAAGTGCGATATATATGTTGATCCCAGTGGTGAGAGAACCTTTTTCGTGCATCCCAACTCTGCGGGAATTATCAACCTCGATGTAAGCTCTGAAGACTTTAAAGAGATCGATTATGTTTATCTAGATCCTTTTCCTGCTGAGATGAGCTTTGAATTCCATCTGAGCGTTGCAAAAAAGGCCAGGAAGGAGAATTGCTGTGTTATGATCAATCCTGGATTTCCCTATATTTCTCTGGGATTCAAGAGGTTGAAGGAGTTATTGAAATATTGTGATATCGTCTTCATGTCCAGAGATGAGCTTGAAGCCATAGACGCCAGCACAGGGGACTTTCTAGAATATGTCGAGATTCTGGTTGTTACGATGGGAAAGGAAGGAAGTTCAGCCTACACTAGAGACAAAAGATTTTTTGAGAGAGCGTTTGAAGTTAAGACAGTAGACACAACCGGAGCAGGAGATGCTTTTGCAGCTGGCTTTATCTACGCATATACAAAGGGATATGATTTAGAGAAATGTCTGAAAACCGGAAACTATGTTGCATCGGTTAATGTCCAGAAGGTGGGTGCAAGAAACTTTCCAGACAGAACAGAGCTTGATAAGTTTCTGAAAATAACTGATTGA